In Stenotrophomonas sp. 169, one DNA window encodes the following:
- a CDS encoding 3-hydroxyacyl-CoA dehydrogenase NAD-binding domain-containing protein, whose product MLSGFDGLRLAHWHPEIRDDGVVVLNLDRQDANVNAMSQDVLLELGDLIERIAIDPPKGVVIQSVKKAGFIAGADLKEFQEFDRRGTVNDAIRRGQVTYQKLAELPCPTVAAIHGHCLGGGTELALACRYRVASSDSSTRIGLPETQLGIFPGWGGSARLPQLVGAPAAMDMMLTGRTLSASAARNIGLVDKVVAPALLLDTAVALALKGTTRPFKQRATAWATNTWPARKLLAPQMAKQVARKARKEHYPAPYALISTWERTGGKPVQARLDAERRAVVKLASTPTARNLIRIFFLTERLKALGGGDHGIHHVHVVGAGVMGGDIAAWSAYKGFNVTLQDREQRFIDPAMQRAQTLFEKKVRDESKRPAVAARLQADLAGAGAAQADLVIEAIIENPQAKRDLYQTLEPNMKADALLTTNTSSIPLIELRDHIQRPAQFAGLHYFNPVAQMPLVEIIHHDGMAPETERRLAAFCKALGKFPVPVAGTPGFLVNRVLFPYMLEAATAYAEGIPGPVIDKAAVKFGMPMGPIELLDTVGLDVAAGVGEELAPFLGLQIPAALQTVEQGKRGKKDGQGIYTWENGRAKKPEVAKDYQAPGDLEDRLILPLLNEAVACLHDGVVADADLLDAGVIFGTGFAPFRGGPVQYIRATGADVLVERLKVLQQRHGDRFSPRPGWDNPVLREPVV is encoded by the coding sequence ATGCTCTCAGGCTTCGATGGGCTTCGCCTCGCGCACTGGCACCCGGAGATCCGCGACGACGGTGTCGTGGTGCTCAATCTCGACCGCCAGGACGCCAACGTCAACGCGATGTCCCAGGACGTCCTGCTCGAGCTGGGCGACCTGATTGAACGCATTGCGATCGATCCGCCCAAGGGCGTGGTGATCCAGTCGGTGAAGAAGGCCGGCTTCATTGCCGGGGCCGACCTCAAGGAATTCCAGGAGTTCGACCGCCGTGGCACCGTGAACGATGCGATCCGTCGTGGCCAGGTCACCTACCAGAAGCTGGCCGAGCTGCCCTGCCCCACCGTCGCGGCCATCCACGGCCACTGTCTGGGCGGCGGCACCGAGCTGGCCCTGGCCTGCCGTTACCGCGTGGCGTCCAGCGACAGCAGCACCCGCATCGGCCTGCCGGAGACCCAGTTGGGCATCTTCCCCGGCTGGGGTGGCAGCGCGCGCCTGCCGCAGCTGGTCGGCGCACCGGCGGCGATGGACATGATGCTCACCGGCCGCACGCTGTCGGCATCGGCAGCGCGCAACATCGGTCTGGTCGACAAGGTCGTGGCCCCGGCGCTGCTGCTCGACACCGCGGTTGCGTTGGCGCTGAAAGGCACGACGCGCCCGTTCAAGCAGCGCGCCACCGCGTGGGCGACCAACACCTGGCCGGCGCGCAAGCTGTTGGCCCCGCAGATGGCCAAGCAGGTCGCGCGCAAGGCCCGCAAGGAACACTACCCCGCGCCGTATGCACTCATCAGCACGTGGGAGCGCACAGGGGGCAAGCCGGTGCAGGCCCGCCTGGATGCCGAGCGCCGCGCGGTCGTGAAGCTGGCCAGCACGCCGACCGCGCGCAACCTGATCCGCATCTTCTTCCTGACCGAGCGGCTGAAGGCCCTCGGTGGCGGCGACCACGGCATCCACCATGTGCATGTGGTCGGCGCCGGGGTGATGGGCGGCGACATCGCCGCCTGGTCAGCGTACAAGGGCTTCAACGTGACCCTGCAGGACCGCGAGCAGCGCTTCATCGACCCGGCCATGCAGCGTGCGCAGACGCTGTTCGAAAAGAAGGTCCGTGACGAGAGCAAGCGCCCCGCCGTGGCCGCGCGCCTGCAGGCCGATCTGGCCGGTGCCGGCGCCGCACAGGCGGATCTGGTGATCGAGGCGATCATCGAGAATCCGCAGGCCAAGCGTGACCTGTACCAGACGCTGGAGCCGAACATGAAGGCCGACGCGCTGTTGACGACCAATACCTCGTCCATCCCCCTGATTGAACTGCGCGACCATATCCAGCGCCCGGCGCAGTTTGCCGGCCTGCACTACTTCAACCCGGTGGCGCAGATGCCATTGGTGGAGATCATCCATCACGATGGCATGGCGCCGGAGACCGAGCGCCGCCTGGCGGCATTCTGCAAGGCGCTGGGCAAGTTCCCGGTACCGGTGGCCGGCACCCCCGGCTTCCTGGTCAACCGCGTGCTGTTCCCGTACATGCTGGAAGCGGCGACCGCGTATGCCGAAGGTATCCCGGGCCCGGTGATCGACAAGGCCGCAGTGAAGTTCGGCATGCCGATGGGGCCGATCGAGCTGCTCGATACGGTGGGTCTGGACGTGGCCGCGGGCGTGGGCGAAGAACTGGCGCCGTTCCTGGGGCTGCAGATTCCTGCGGCGCTGCAGACGGTGGAACAGGGCAAGCGCGGCAAGAAGGATGGCCAGGGGATCTACACCTGGGAAAACGGCCGCGCCAAGAAGCCTGAAGTGGCCAAGGACTACCAGGCACCGGGTGACCTGGAGGATCGCCTGATCCTGCCGTTGCTCAACGAAGCGGTGGCCTGCCTGCACGACGGCGTGGTGGCCGATGCGGACCTGCTGGATGCGGGCGTGATCTTCGGCACCGGCTTTGCCCCGTTCCGTGGCGGTCCGGTGCAGTACATCCGGGCCACCGGCGCGGACGTGCTGGTGGAGCGGCTGAAGGTACTGCAGCAGCGCCATGGCGATCGGTTCTCGCCGCGACCGGGCTGGGACAATCCGGTATTGCGCGAGCCGGTGGTGTGA
- a CDS encoding TonB-dependent receptor: MTALRFRPRPHALALALAAALVPALAMAADAPADRDRHLTELSEVKVTASPLQGDAESLARPVEVLSGERLDDAKAGTLGDTVAKLPGVQSTFFGPGVGRPIIRGQEGPRVAVLSNGMGNMDASTVSADHATSIEPFLADQIEVLKGPATLLFGSGAIGGAVNVVDGRIAREIPDRPLSGRAEVRGNSVNDERSGMFRLDGVNGNWVLHVDGLVRNGDDYRIPGYAVVDALEEHDHAHDDGDAAEPRRGTLDNSSIRTRAGGVGATWLGDGGFFGLSASTYRTNYGIPNGAHVHADGDDHDHDHDHGGEEEEGDEHDVRIDMVQNRFEFKGGLYNPTSFLKSVTLRTAFTDYEHVELEAGTPATRFTNQGIEGRLEAVQNEIAGWNGAFGLQFGNSDFGAKGEEAFVPDTRTENAGLFVLQEKQFGPFKLELGARHDQVKLDPTGDYQQRKFDATNLSAAGIWTLNDAVDLRFGVDSSERAPTNEELYAAGAHIATRSIELGNPDMKTERGQRIELGIHTHSERVDFSASVYQTKFKDFIYLADTGVVEDLPVRLWAQQDATFKGAEAEALVHLFEGGAGDWDLRVFGDYVKAELDGSGSRNVDIAVPHGDHNHNYTVELANGGYLPRISPARVGADLRWAKDGWRASLGAVRYSSQKDTAQNEQASDGYTLVDAHVAYRWDRSDSNSYEVFLDGNNLTNREVRPHTSLLRDYSPLPGRGVAFGIRAYF; the protein is encoded by the coding sequence ATGACTGCTCTGCGTTTCCGGCCCCGCCCGCATGCCCTCGCGTTGGCGCTGGCCGCTGCCCTTGTTCCCGCGTTGGCGATGGCGGCCGACGCGCCTGCTGATCGCGATCGCCACCTGACCGAACTGTCCGAAGTGAAGGTCACCGCCTCCCCACTGCAGGGCGATGCCGAATCACTGGCGCGTCCGGTCGAGGTGCTGTCCGGCGAGCGCCTGGACGACGCCAAGGCCGGCACCCTGGGTGACACCGTCGCCAAGCTGCCCGGCGTGCAGAGCACCTTCTTCGGCCCAGGCGTCGGCCGCCCGATCATCCGCGGCCAGGAAGGCCCACGCGTGGCCGTGCTGTCCAACGGCATGGGCAACATGGATGCCTCCACGGTCAGCGCCGACCATGCCACCAGCATCGAGCCGTTCCTGGCCGATCAGATCGAAGTACTGAAGGGCCCGGCCACCCTGCTGTTCGGCAGTGGCGCGATCGGTGGTGCGGTGAACGTCGTCGATGGCCGCATCGCCCGGGAGATCCCGGATCGCCCGCTGAGTGGCCGCGCCGAAGTCCGTGGCAACAGCGTCAATGACGAGCGCAGCGGCATGTTCCGGCTGGATGGCGTCAACGGCAACTGGGTGCTGCACGTGGACGGCCTGGTACGCAATGGCGACGATTACCGCATCCCCGGCTACGCCGTGGTCGATGCATTGGAAGAACACGACCATGCGCATGACGATGGCGACGCCGCCGAGCCGCGGCGCGGCACGCTGGACAACAGCTCCATCCGTACCCGCGCCGGCGGCGTGGGCGCGACGTGGCTGGGCGATGGTGGCTTCTTCGGCCTGTCTGCCAGCACCTACCGCACCAACTACGGCATTCCCAACGGCGCGCACGTGCATGCCGACGGCGATGACCACGATCACGACCACGATCATGGCGGCGAGGAAGAAGAAGGGGACGAGCACGACGTGCGCATCGACATGGTGCAGAACCGCTTCGAGTTCAAAGGCGGCCTCTACAACCCGACCTCGTTCCTGAAGAGCGTCACCCTGCGCACCGCGTTCACTGACTACGAACACGTCGAACTGGAAGCCGGCACCCCGGCCACCCGCTTCACCAACCAAGGCATCGAAGGTCGCCTGGAAGCGGTGCAGAATGAAATCGCCGGTTGGAACGGCGCCTTCGGCCTGCAGTTCGGCAACAGCGATTTCGGTGCGAAGGGCGAAGAAGCGTTCGTGCCGGACACCCGCACCGAAAACGCCGGCCTGTTCGTGCTGCAGGAAAAGCAGTTCGGTCCGTTCAAGCTGGAGCTGGGCGCACGCCACGATCAGGTCAAGCTGGACCCCACCGGCGATTACCAGCAGCGCAAATTCGATGCCACCAATCTGTCTGCCGCCGGTATCTGGACGCTCAACGATGCCGTGGACCTGCGCTTCGGCGTGGACAGCTCCGAGCGCGCCCCGACCAATGAAGAGCTCTACGCCGCCGGCGCGCATATCGCCACGCGTTCCATCGAGCTGGGCAACCCTGACATGAAGACCGAGCGCGGCCAGCGCATCGAACTGGGTATCCATACGCACAGCGAACGCGTGGACTTCTCGGCTTCGGTGTACCAGACGAAGTTCAAGGACTTCATCTATCTGGCCGACACCGGCGTGGTGGAAGACCTGCCGGTACGTCTGTGGGCGCAGCAGGACGCCACCTTCAAGGGCGCCGAAGCGGAGGCACTGGTCCATCTGTTCGAAGGCGGCGCCGGCGATTGGGACCTGCGGGTGTTCGGTGACTACGTCAAGGCCGAGCTGGATGGCAGCGGCAGCCGCAACGTGGACATCGCGGTGCCGCATGGCGACCACAACCACAACTACACCGTGGAACTGGCCAACGGCGGTTACCTGCCGCGCATTTCGCCGGCACGCGTGGGCGCGGACCTGCGCTGGGCGAAGGACGGCTGGCGTGCATCGCTGGGCGCCGTGCGCTACAGCAGCCAGAAGGACACCGCGCAGAACGAACAGGCCAGCGACGGCTATACCCTGGTCGACGCGCACGTGGCCTACCGCTGGGACCGCAGCGACAGCAACAGCTACGAGGTGTTCCTGGACGGCAACAACCTGACCAACCGCGAAGTACGCCCGCACACGTCCCTGCTCCGCGATTACTCGCCGCTGCCGGGACGCGGCGTGGCGTTCGGCATCCGCGCCTACTTCTGA
- a CDS encoding MFS transporter, giving the protein MMSQYLKPIPDWEEHEKPTLPGSASMPWHPPHRRMAYAMVSVLVAITGGLGTALVTANLPFLQGQLGLTPAQGSWLVASYVMVNVTANLLAFKFRQQYGIRLFAEIGLGLYAALALLHLVVGTFETTVLLRAASGFAGAACSTLGTLYMLQSLPRRYTGNLLVIGVGLSQLAVPLAWVISPSLVGTGQWHLLYFFEAGLALCAFAAVVLLKLPPGVQIKAFEPMDFLTFALMAPAVGLLVVVLAQGYVRWWLDTPWLGWALVASIALATTAFVIEHHRRNPLLQTRWLFSLPVMHFIVGAFLLRFLTTEQSYGVVGLMRILGMGPDQMRPLFAVILAGVVTGIAASSLTFGPKRLIPQLLMAILLLGSAALLDQHRTSLDRPHDFFVSQFLAAVGSGMFMGPLIMLGITAVLKQGVDHMITFLVTLSITQTLGGLAGSAVLGTVQLHREQIYSSALVSQLDPADPVVAQRLRLQQQIYAAQITDPMLRSAQGTAQLAQIARREANVRGFNDVFTVTGWIALGFLGWLLLLSTWTAVMKQWRKRRSSSFPPVAPPPAAAPR; this is encoded by the coding sequence CTGATGTCGCAGTACCTCAAGCCCATCCCGGACTGGGAAGAACACGAAAAGCCGACCCTGCCCGGGTCCGCTTCAATGCCGTGGCACCCGCCGCACCGGCGCATGGCCTATGCGATGGTATCGGTGCTGGTGGCGATCACCGGCGGCCTCGGCACCGCGCTGGTCACTGCCAACCTGCCCTTCCTGCAGGGTCAGCTGGGCCTGACCCCGGCCCAGGGCAGCTGGCTGGTGGCGTCGTACGTGATGGTCAACGTCACCGCCAACCTGCTGGCGTTCAAGTTCCGCCAGCAATATGGCATCCGCCTGTTCGCGGAGATCGGGCTCGGCCTGTACGCCGCACTTGCGCTGCTGCACCTGGTGGTCGGCACGTTCGAAACCACGGTACTGCTGCGCGCGGCCAGTGGCTTTGCCGGTGCCGCCTGTTCGACGCTCGGCACGCTGTACATGCTGCAGTCGCTGCCGCGCCGCTATACCGGCAACCTGCTGGTCATCGGGGTGGGGCTTTCGCAGTTGGCGGTGCCCTTGGCGTGGGTGATTTCCCCCAGTCTGGTCGGCACCGGCCAATGGCACCTGCTGTACTTCTTCGAAGCCGGGCTTGCCCTGTGCGCGTTTGCGGCGGTGGTCCTGTTGAAGCTGCCACCGGGCGTGCAGATCAAGGCCTTCGAGCCGATGGACTTCCTCACCTTCGCCCTGATGGCACCGGCCGTCGGCCTGCTGGTCGTGGTGCTGGCGCAGGGCTATGTGCGCTGGTGGCTGGATACGCCGTGGCTGGGCTGGGCCCTGGTGGCCTCGATCGCGCTGGCCACCACGGCGTTCGTCATCGAACACCATCGGCGCAATCCGCTGCTGCAGACGCGCTGGCTTTTCAGCCTGCCTGTGATGCATTTCATCGTCGGGGCGTTCCTGCTGCGTTTCCTGACCACCGAGCAGTCCTACGGCGTGGTCGGGCTGATGCGCATCCTCGGCATGGGGCCGGACCAGATGCGGCCGTTGTTCGCGGTGATCCTGGCCGGCGTGGTCACCGGCATCGCCGCCAGCTCGCTCACTTTCGGGCCGAAGCGGCTGATCCCCCAGCTGCTGATGGCCATCCTGCTGCTCGGCAGCGCCGCGCTGCTGGACCAGCACCGCACCAGCCTGGACCGTCCGCATGATTTCTTCGTCAGCCAGTTCCTGGCCGCCGTGGGTTCGGGCATGTTCATGGGCCCGCTGATCATGCTCGGCATCACCGCCGTGCTGAAACAGGGCGTGGACCACATGATCACCTTCCTGGTCACCCTGTCGATCACCCAGACCCTCGGTGGACTGGCCGGGTCGGCCGTACTGGGCACCGTGCAGCTGCACCGCGAACAGATCTATTCCAGCGCCCTGGTCAGCCAGCTCGACCCCGCCGATCCGGTGGTGGCGCAGCGGCTGCGGCTGCAGCAGCAGATCTACGCCGCACAGATCACCGATCCGATGCTGCGCAGCGCACAAGGCACAGCGCAATTGGCGCAGATCGCCCGACGCGAGGCCAACGTGCGCGGCTTCAACGATGTATTCACGGTCACCGGCTGGATCGCGCTGGGGTTCCTTGGATGGCTGTTGCTGCTGTCCACGTGGACCGCGGTGATGAAGCAGTGGCGCAAGCGCCGTTCCTCTTCTTTCCCTCCTGTGGCGCCGCCTCCGGCCGCTGCACCACGCTGA
- a CDS encoding MerC domain-containing protein → MPLIQRLRHLLDRFGATGSLLCAVHCAVIPIVLAAAPSLGLSVWLGDGVEAALVVFVTLLGLFSLVWGYRRHGALRALGFLLPGLVALWAGLLYSPLHHDPVPHAVVMTLGGLLVGVAHLVNLRLNHGHVHDASCAH, encoded by the coding sequence ATGCCCCTCATCCAACGCCTTCGCCATCTGCTCGACCGCTTCGGTGCCACCGGCTCGCTGCTGTGCGCCGTGCACTGTGCGGTGATTCCCATCGTGCTGGCCGCGGCGCCTTCGCTGGGCCTGTCGGTGTGGCTGGGTGACGGCGTGGAAGCGGCGCTGGTGGTGTTCGTGACGTTGCTGGGGCTGTTCAGCCTGGTGTGGGGTTATCGCCGCCATGGCGCATTGCGCGCGCTGGGGTTCCTGTTGCCTGGTCTGGTCGCGTTGTGGGCGGGATTGTTGTACTCCCCGCTGCACCACGACCCTGTTCCGCACGCGGTGGTGATGACCTTGGGCGGCCTGCTGGTAGGGGTGGCGCACCTGGTGAACCTGCGGCTGAACCACGGCCATGTGCATGACGCGAGCTGCGCGCACTGA
- a CDS encoding DegQ family serine endoprotease: MPLTRSFRTQALGLLAMTLPLAACAQSPSPLAQEAAAQTAAAAPRAPAQPLVTGLPDFTNLVEQVGPGVVNIETTIVRSNRQARGGGAGPSQDEIPEIFRRFFGPEFGMPGPGGPGGPGGDQDGGPSIKGRGMGSGFIISADGYVLTNHHVVADAAEVKVKLGDSREFTAKVVGSDQQYDVALLKIDAKGLPTVRVGDSNSLKPGQWVVAIGSPFGLDHSVTAGVVSAVGRSTGGAEQRYVPFIQTDVAINQGNSGGPLLNTRGEVVGINSQIFSASGGYMGISFAIPIDLAMGAVEQIKKTGRVSRGQLGAVVQQIDSLNAQALGLPDSRGALVNEIVVGSAAAKAGVQVGDVIRSVNGSAVNSFSDLPPLIGALPPGSKVRIGLVRDGKERELSATLTELAEDAQAAANRPSAANDAAAPQAGANALLGLDVADLTAPQRTQLGLEAGEGVRVTRVNGQAARDARLSPGMVILQVGRTSVGSVDALNRALAGYKKGDVVMLLVRSGGNSAFVAVKIGS; the protein is encoded by the coding sequence ATGCCGCTCACCCGTTCGTTCCGTACCCAGGCACTGGGCCTGTTGGCCATGACCCTGCCGCTGGCCGCCTGCGCGCAATCGCCGTCGCCGCTGGCGCAGGAGGCCGCTGCGCAGACTGCCGCCGCCGCGCCGCGCGCACCGGCGCAGCCGCTGGTGACCGGACTGCCTGACTTCACCAACCTGGTGGAGCAGGTCGGGCCGGGTGTGGTCAACATCGAAACCACCATCGTGCGCAGCAACCGCCAGGCCCGCGGCGGCGGTGCCGGCCCGAGCCAGGACGAGATTCCGGAAATCTTCCGCCGCTTCTTCGGGCCGGAGTTCGGCATGCCCGGTCCGGGCGGCCCCGGTGGTCCCGGTGGTGATCAGGACGGCGGTCCCAGCATCAAGGGCCGCGGCATGGGTTCGGGCTTCATCATTTCCGCTGATGGCTACGTGCTGACCAACCACCACGTGGTGGCCGATGCGGCCGAGGTGAAGGTCAAGCTGGGCGACAGCCGTGAGTTCACCGCCAAGGTGGTGGGCAGCGACCAGCAGTACGACGTGGCCTTGCTGAAGATCGACGCCAAGGGCTTGCCCACGGTGCGCGTGGGTGATTCCAATTCGCTCAAGCCCGGACAGTGGGTTGTCGCGATCGGCTCGCCGTTCGGTCTGGATCACTCGGTCACCGCCGGCGTGGTCAGCGCGGTCGGTCGCAGCACCGGCGGCGCCGAACAGCGCTACGTGCCGTTCATCCAGACTGATGTCGCGATCAACCAGGGTAATTCGGGCGGCCCGCTGCTCAATACCCGTGGCGAGGTCGTCGGCATCAACTCGCAGATCTTCTCCGCCTCTGGCGGCTACATGGGCATCAGCTTCGCGATCCCGATCGACCTTGCCATGGGGGCCGTCGAGCAGATCAAGAAGACCGGCCGGGTCAGCCGCGGTCAGCTGGGTGCGGTGGTACAGCAGATCGATTCGTTGAATGCGCAGGCCTTGGGGCTGCCGGACAGCCGGGGCGCGCTGGTCAACGAGATCGTGGTCGGCAGCGCAGCGGCCAAGGCCGGTGTCCAGGTCGGTGACGTGATCCGCTCGGTGAATGGCAGTGCGGTCAACTCGTTCAGTGACCTGCCGCCGCTGATCGGTGCGCTGCCCCCGGGCAGCAAGGTACGCATCGGGCTGGTCCGCGATGGCAAGGAGCGTGAGCTCAGTGCCACCCTGACCGAGCTGGCAGAAGATGCGCAGGCGGCGGCCAATCGCCCGTCAGCGGCCAATGACGCCGCCGCACCGCAGGCCGGTGCCAATGCCCTGCTGGGCCTGGACGTGGCCGACCTGACCGCCCCGCAGCGCACGCAGTTGGGCCTGGAAGCAGGCGAAGGCGTGCGCGTGACCCGGGTCAACGGGCAGGCAGCGCGCGATGCGCGGCTGTCGCCGGGGATGGTGATCCTGCAGGTCGGGCGCACCTCGGTGGGCAGTGTGGATGCCTTGAACCGCGCGCTGGCGGGGTACAAGAAAGGTGACGTGGTCATGCTGCTGGTGCGCAGCGGCGGCAACAGCGCCTTCGTGGCCGTGAAGATCGGCAGCTGA
- a CDS encoding TetR/AcrR family transcriptional regulator, whose product MTSLRADAAARRAQILDAADHVFGNHGVTAPLDLVVERAHVGRATLYRNFPDRAALIEALLQRTVERIRRQVVELGDRDDALFELLDGMGRRIVDSPALADYWRAVHPDDPTVTIARETVRTLMEAPIQRAIAAGLCRPDLTSTDISLISGMLGAALRGKDRAERTELARRALQLLRAGLQGTDAAEA is encoded by the coding sequence ATGACCTCTTTACGTGCCGACGCGGCAGCACGCCGCGCACAGATCCTGGATGCCGCCGACCATGTGTTCGGCAACCACGGCGTCACCGCGCCCTTGGACCTGGTCGTCGAGCGCGCGCACGTAGGGCGGGCCACGCTGTACCGCAACTTCCCCGACCGCGCGGCGTTGATCGAAGCACTGCTGCAACGCACCGTCGAGCGTATCCGACGACAGGTGGTCGAACTGGGTGATCGGGATGATGCGCTGTTCGAACTCCTGGACGGCATGGGTCGCCGTATCGTCGACTCGCCCGCACTGGCCGATTACTGGCGCGCGGTGCATCCGGACGATCCGACCGTCACCATCGCCCGCGAAACCGTCCGCACCCTGATGGAAGCGCCGATACAGCGCGCCATCGCGGCGGGCCTGTGCCGGCCCGACCTGACCTCCACGGACATTTCACTGATTTCAGGCATGCTGGGGGCCGCGCTGCGCGGCAAGGACCGCGCCGAGCGGACTGAACTGGCACGACGTGCGCTGCAGCTGCTGCGCGCGGGCCTGCAGGGAACCGACGCCGCGGAGGCCTGA
- a CDS encoding 30S ribosomal protein THX, translated as MGKGDRKTAKGKRFNASYGNARLHIVSKAAVGAAAPVAKKTVAKAPAKKAVAKKAVAKAS; from the coding sequence ATGGGTAAGGGTGACCGCAAGACCGCCAAGGGTAAGCGTTTCAACGCCAGCTACGGCAACGCCCGTTTGCACATCGTGAGCAAGGCCGCCGTCGGCGCCGCTGCTCCGGTAGCCAAGAAGACCGTGGCCAAGGCCCCGGCAAAGAAGGCCGTTGCCAAGAAGGCCGTCGCCAAGGCCAGCTGA
- the rpoE gene encoding RNA polymerase sigma factor RpoE: protein MAEVETPQELDLELVRRVQRGESAAFDVLVRKHQHRVVSLVGRYIADWSECQDVAQDTFIRAYRAINSFRGDAQFSTWLHRIAVNTAKNHLAASNRRPPTDDIEIGDAEQFDSGTRLRDNDTPERQLMRQELENTVMKAVSALPEELRLAITLREVEGLSYEDIALKMGCPIGTVRSRIFRARDAIDIQLRPLLDVGSATREKSRA, encoded by the coding sequence ATGGCCGAGGTTGAAACACCACAGGAGCTGGACCTGGAACTGGTCCGGCGCGTGCAGCGCGGCGAGAGCGCGGCATTCGATGTGCTGGTGCGCAAGCATCAACACCGTGTCGTGTCGCTCGTGGGGCGCTACATCGCCGACTGGAGTGAATGCCAGGACGTCGCCCAGGACACGTTCATCCGCGCCTACCGTGCGATCAACAGTTTTCGTGGCGATGCCCAATTTTCGACCTGGTTACACAGGATTGCCGTGAATACAGCCAAGAACCACTTAGCCGCAAGCAACCGCCGTCCGCCCACCGATGACATCGAGATCGGGGATGCCGAACAGTTCGACTCGGGCACCCGTCTGCGCGATAACGACACGCCCGAGCGCCAGCTGATGCGCCAGGAGCTGGAGAACACGGTCATGAAGGCGGTGTCCGCATTGCCGGAAGAACTGCGTCTGGCCATCACCCTGCGTGAGGTGGAGGGCCTGAGCTATGAAGACATCGCGCTGAAGATGGGGTGCCCGATCGGCACCGTACGTTCGCGGATATTTCGCGCCCGCGACGCCATCGATATCCAGCTCCGGCCGTTGCTGGACGTTGGCAGCGCAACACGGGAGAAAAGCCGCGCATGA